In Podospora pseudoanserina strain CBS 124.78 chromosome 5, whole genome shotgun sequence, a single window of DNA contains:
- a CDS encoding hypothetical protein (EggNog:ENOG503P8RP), which produces MGFIEKIQAKIELFRLEQRYTRRRHRRSTFVSNAIYVDGEYIYQSPNSTGSSSSTASSANTSRSNTTTISAQQAPVDDPVKAQKKLNRWSSMPGFGYNSKPDGMPRIESIAEAHDWRTKQQQQRNSFDR; this is translated from the coding sequence ATGGGCTTCATCGAGAAAATCCAGGCCAAAATTGAGCTCTTCCGCCTCGAGCAGCGCTACACCCGCAGGCGTCATCGCCGTTCTACTTTTGTTTCCAACGCAATCTACGTTGACGGCGAATACATCTACCAGTCCCCCAACTCTACCGGATCTTCATCCAGCACAGCCAGCAGCGCCAACACCAGCAGGTCCAACACGACCACCATCAGCGCCCAGCAAGCCCCAGTCGACGACCCCGTCAAGGCtcagaagaagctcaaccGGTGGAGTAGCATGCCCGGGTTCGGCTACAACTCCAAGCCTGACGGCATGCCACGCATCGAAAGCATCGCAGAGGCACACGACTGGAGgaccaagcagcagcaacagagaAACAGCTTTGACCGTTGA